A segment of the Hemicordylus capensis ecotype Gifberg chromosome 6, rHemCap1.1.pri, whole genome shotgun sequence genome:
ACTGTGCTAGTTTTGGTAGGACCAGAGGATTCCAATGTTAAACAAAGAATCCAGCATGAATCCTTCCACACCAAAGCAAGCACTTCTTGACCATGACATTTCATTCCAGACTTAGACTAGCTGCCAGACTACATTTGCAGTCTCAGGTCTAAACAGAACCCTATTTCCAAGGCAAAGGAAGATGAAGTAATGTCCAAATGAGCAATTTACCCACAATATGGCATTTTAGGCTAGGCATTCTTTCGGTCTACCACAACCACCTCCAAGTACAATTTAATTCGAATTGCACAATGCAGCTAACATAATGAAGGAATCTTTTGCAGAGGGGGCAGGATTGCCAGTCCAACACCCCCTCCTCTGGTATTACAAGTGTTTCCAGGTGCATGCAAGGCACCAGAACTAAGCTAAATTCTTTGCTTTCTGCCCTCCATCCCAGATTTCAAGACTAGCTTTTGCAAACATGAAAGAAAGGTGGCAAACAAGGGAGACCCACCCAGGGCGTGGCATGAGCAGCCCCATGAGGTTTCCTATGCAATCGACAATCACCTCCCTCTCAATCGATATCTCCCTAAGCCACACACAAAGCTTTTTATATTCCTTGCAGCTGCAAGTTAAACACACAAGGCTGGAATTTCATCCAGTCTCCCTGTTAACCTAAACTTATTTTTGAGAGAAAATTAGCAAGTCTGTAGCCTTAGCAATTGCAGAACATCATTCTGGAATATAGAATTGTTCCTGTGGAAGGTCCAGAATTCAGCAGGGTCTGGGGAGACCCAGTGGCCAGGAGATGACTTGGGCAGCTCCCTATTCCTCTGCCTGTCCTGCAAACCCACTTCGAGCACCCAGAGGTCCCAACAGTCCCTTTCACTCTTCAGAGTGCACGAGGACTGGGTGAAGActggagacagtggctgacattgcATGCAGCAGTATGCTGGAGCCAGGAACCTGCTGCACAACCCTAAAGGTAGCTCCAACGGCGTTGCACAACAGGACAGTTGTGCAGCAACTTAAGACAGCTTCCGCACAGTTGTGCAGAGCTGCTTCCAATACATGGAATGTCGGCCAGTGTATTAAAAATCCACTGCAGATATTTAAGGAATATCATATATTTATGTAGGTAAGCATCTGATTGCACTTCACTGATTCTCGTCTGAGAATATCTGTCAGTGTAAAATGTGTCTCAGCAGCTTTATACACATTTTTATTGTGTTGCTTAGAATTTGTGTGATTTAAGCAAACCGATTCGATAAATAACAACACCTCAGTTGTGAGGCCCGGAAGGGTAAGGGTGTGCCTGAATAAGTCAAGTTTTTAGGATAGTGCATGTGATAGCAAGTGGAGTCTAAAACTGTGAATAGCCATGCTGTGGCTTGTCCTGTGTACACAGAACTGCTTGCTGGGGTTATTTGTTCTTTTCTGAGCATTCCATGGTGTGTTAAACAAGAAAAGGAGGCGACACCCCAGCTGGAACACATGCAAATATAATCTGTCGTGGTAACGTCTGGATGAACAGGAATGTGTTTAAATCTATCCAAAATCTGccctaaccaaaaaaaaaaaaaaaaagcaaaaatgtTCACAACGAATGGCCAAACTCTGCATATTATGTACACTAGCAAGATCTTGTCTTCCAAGGGCTGAGTCCCACATGGTAACTTTTAGCAGAATGCACGAGGTGCTTCAATGACTACTGCATTTGAAGTGATACAAACATTTTGTCTCTGGTAATTAATGTGTGGTGAATGTTTCATACATGCAAAGTCTGAACAAGCTCAAATGGTCAGGTTCtcaaatatgtgtgtgtgggggggggggagaaccaagACTACAGATGTGTACACATGTGAGATTGCAAGGGGTGTAGTAGAGGACATGGTGAAGAGCAGCATGGAATTTTGACATCCTCCAAGTCATCAGAGTTCTAGAAATCGGCATGGTTTGACTGCACTGCAAAATATGGTGGCTAAGGCAGGTTTAGTTCCAAGAAGCATCTAAAAATCTATTCTTTTAGCCTAATAATTAAAAGGGAAACTTCAAGCCCACATGGTTCCAGTGAAGGAATGAAACGTTTCTGTGTGTCAGCATGCAGGCTAGTTGTAGCCACTGAAGCAATTTTATCTGGTCTTTAGTAGTCATATCCAGAATGTTTTTAAGTTCTATAAAACAAATTCCATGCTTATGCCAGATTTTGTAAATGTGAGCACATATGTTCAAGTGTCAAATCCTTACTGTTGGAGGGCACCAACTATATTATAGTGCTGACCATGTCCATCCCCATACCAGTCGTGTGGCTGAAAAAAACAAATATTCTGCAaccaagattccccaccccctaGTCTAATGTCCTCTGAATCCTAACCTGCCTAAGCTTGTCAAAACAGAACACTTCACAGATATAGAGCTATGCAATTTCTCTCATGATTGTCCACAGAAGTCCCTCACCCTCTAGATTACACTGAACTTTACTCCCAGAGAACCTTCATTGTTTTGCTTTAAAAGCAACATTTGTAGTCTTCATGGTTAAAAGTTTAGAACTGAGACTGCACAGAGTTTAGCAACAGCAACCACAATACAGACACATTATAGTAGATTTGCTGTACAAAGTCATCATCTTGGGCTCTGCAGACCTAAGAAACTGCTTTTTCCTCTTTGCCCTCCTGAGATACCTCCTGAGATACCTCCTGAGATACCATTCACAGTAGTGCTTGCATTGTTGCAGAAGCCAtttccctcacccactcctcatcTCGGAAGCCTTCAGAGTTGCTGGCAAAGCAAGGGTTCCCATGGGGTTAAAACACAACAACCCTCTACAACATCATGAGGTGCAACATAGGGCGGCAGGGAAAAGAGGGAATTCAACTAAAACAGGAGCAGACATGGAAGGAGCCTTCTGTCGGTGCAACACTAGTATGGGCGCCACTCATCAAATTAGAACAATAAAGTGAAATAGCAAGGAGTTCTTGCCGAAAGGCATCTTGAGAGAGCcagtatggtatagtggttagagtgctggactaggaccggggagacccgagtgcaaatccccattcagccgtgaaactatctgggtgactctgggccagtcacttctctctcagcctaacctacttcacagggttgttgtgaaagagaaactcaagtatgtagtacaccgctctgggctccttggaagaagagcgggatataaatgtaaaaatcatcatcatcatcatcatcatcatcatcagccttGGAATTCATCTTCCTGCCCAGGTTTGCCAAAGCACAAGTCCCTTTCCAGGCCACTCGCAGACCATTCAGTTTAGGCAAATGTTAGTGGAACATTTTAGCATTGTTAGGGATTTTGTAATGCCTCTGGCAACAACTGGCCAAGATGTCTAATGACACAGAGATGCTGAATGGCCCAAAGGGGCTTTAGTTGCTACTGGCGGAGCTTCTCTGATTCTAAAGTTGGCAGCATTGGTtgataggcttgtgcccgaaacgtttcggaggccattatgcaggcctccgaaacattttggctcCGGGGGCCGTttcagcaccggcgggggtagtcctttaagggtgggggagggtgcacttactcctcccgccgtatttcccccaccagcgctccgttatttctaagcccctcggggcggcagcgttcctccctgccaccccattgtcatcatcggccggaagtagcaAGCGCGTGTGCACATGCGTGCATGGCGGACAGGCGCACGCAACGGGCACATGCGCgcttgctacttctggccacttatgctggccttgggccaaaataaacaaatacatacatacatacttccggccacttccagctgatgacgacaatggggaggcagggaggaatgctgccgccccgaggggcttagaaCTAATggcgcgccagcgggggaaatgcggcgggaggggtgagtgcaccctcccccgcccttaaaagacGACCCCCGCCAGAGCTGAAgcaacttcgtgcacatccctattggttgATCCTGGAGAAAGACAGAACAGACAGAAGAGCCTAGGAAACGAGGGGGACACAGCATGGGTCTAGGAAAACTGAAACGGAGGTCTGAGAAGGCAGCAGGCCAAAGGAAGTAGGGAACCCTAGGAAATGAAGAACCCAAGGGCATGGAGAAGGACAACGACAAAGGAAAGtgcctggaaggaaggaagcatgggGGTGTCTGGGAAGGAGTTAGCAGAGCTGAGGAATCATAGGCTGTTTTACATAACCAAATTTTCAGATATATGCCAAAtatgtttttcctttcctttttaaaaatattgttcttCTCTCTTTAAAATAAGGTTGCTACCCTTCCTGAATGTCTGTGTATGGGTGGGTTATTAAACAAACATTAGTAAATAAAGGTCTTTTCATTTCAGTACTTCATTCAGCTGCTTACCTTGAGGTGCTATGAACTGGGGCTGCCCTGGGTTCCAATTCTGCTCCGTTATATTCAGCTGGGTCATGTCTTGCTCAAGACTCTCTAGATTCGCTTCAACAGGCACCTCCCAGTTCCCAGTCTTTGCCGGCGAGGGGGATGGTATAACCTCTGCAGTTTTCAGCGCTGCAGGTGTCAACCCTGATGGAAGTGGGACTTCATCTGCCAATTTCCCTGTCTCGCCTGCTTTGGTCCGGCTCCTCCTTGCCCGTGAGTAGGACTTCTTTTCCACAGGTctatctggtggtggtggtggtggtagagaaTCTGCAGGAGTTGTTGGGCTTTCTGGTACAACCTCTTCCTTTTTAACAGGGCTGCTGCGAACATACGGAACCTCCGCCTCAGGAGAGGGTTCTCGTGGTGGGAGCGGCTCTGAGCGCCTGGGCCGGTAACTGCTCTCATGCTTTGACTGCTCACTAAAGCGAGGCGCATGCTGACTATTTACATCCACGGCACGGTAGCTTGGGCGGGTCTCTTTGTAGCCACCAGGTCTTGGGAAAGTCCGTGGTGGGGGCATCCGTCCTGTCCCTGCAGAGTTCCGGTTGATGAACGTCCGAGGTGGTATAGGAGTACTGTCGAGGCTCTGGTGTCGTGGCGGCTTACTAGGTCGCTCGTTGGCCCAGTTGGGCTCTCTCTGTGGTGGACTCCCAAACCTGAATGCAGATGGGATGCTAGAGGTCAGAGGTGAATTCTTCAAGCCCTTTGGAGAGAATTACCCCTCCACCGTCACTTGGGCAAGGAAGGCCCTCAAGACAGCACAAACCCTGCAACATGGCAAGCATCCAAATACAGCCCATGCCCCTGCCAGCTCACCTTGGTTTGCGCACCCTCCTGGGTTTGATGTCATCAGGGTTGTGTGCTGAGCGGATATCATACCCATAGAGAGCAATCAGCTCCTGCCTTGATTTTGGTGCTTGCTCATCCTCCCGGAACTTATCATGCTCCCACCTTCCCTCATCTTTCCAAAGCTTACGCTGACGACCCTTAGGCCTGGGATAGCAAGAGGAAGAGAAGTAAGGAGGCTTTTGAACAAGAGGATActtgaggggcggggggaggggagcaagctTGTGATTTCCAGGCAACAGAGAATGTTTTCCCAGAACTCTGCTCTCTTGCCGATGATTGCTTAAAGCTGTTCAAGGTTTCTGTAGTCACTCCAGCATGGAAAACTGGTCCCACACATTCCTTCTACATACCCTACCCTATGACATGGACTTGAGAGGTATATTATAAACTAAAATAGTCTTCTGCATTAGCTTGTACTCCTTTTCCTGCGAATAGCCAGTCCCGTCAATTcaactattaaaataaaatgacatCACCAGTCAATAAGCCCTACCTGCTTCATCTCCCCACTAAGAACCCCAAATCCCTTTCTGCTGCTCATGGAACCCACCGGACTTCCTCTTCCTGGGTCTGCCCACGAAGGTCGTGTTCAAAGAAGAGACCTTTGCGAGGTATGTATGCAGGGTTCTTCCTGTCCTCGTCATCATCCAGATGTTTGGGAACTTTTTTGCCTACCTTGTTCTCAACTTGTTCAGTGCTTTCCTACAAagaaattaaaatcaaacaccTCCTGACGATTTCTCTACAGAAATCCATCAGAAATGTCACAGTCATCAATCATCACAACCGTCAAAAACTTtgttttattcaaatgccacCACAAGAAAGCAAACTGGTGGTAAATATAGACCAGCAACTTgagtgtttaaaaaataaaaagtagtGTTACCCTCCCCACCCAACACAGAAAATTTGCAAATCTACCTCCTACCCCCAAAGAAGAAAGGTACTAATCTATTCATGcatcatatttataaactgcctaacatACATCTCAAGACAGTGTACAGCAATTTAGAATAAATAATatacaacacaattaaaatattaaatagatACTTGAGAGAAAATCATGCAAATATACCAGGAAAATAAACAGAACTGCATGAAACAGAAATGCATAATCCACCCCACCGATTTGTCTATTTTAACAAAATAGACCTTTACAAGAAAAAGATCACTACAGAATATTTTAACATCCAAAATAGCCCTTTAAATACTGAAGTTCAACAGAATATCAGGAATATGTAATATAATAATTGTACAATAATGAATACCCAACTCAATTTATCATTATTTATATAATCTCCTGTAACACCAGATATCTACCTTAAAATACAATTTTCCAAGATACATTTGGGTTACAAAGTCTATTCCAGAATACAGACACATTCCAAACCATAAGAGAAAAGTGtctaattttaaaatcaaaaacagcaattaaactcAGTGATGTGGGGTGGAAAGTTTTCCAGAAGAGTTCCcactaatatatttttatatggaAGATTCATTTTTGGAATATAATGCAAATGAAAGGGAAATGAAAACTAAAGCTGTGATAGAATCAAATAGCTGAAAATGAAGTCAAACTAAGCATGCAGcaatttttcatttcttttcttgatTTGTGGAAGGTGGAAACAAAAACTGTTAATTAACTTTGCTTTTGGTATATTTTGGAGGTAGAACCATCATCTAATGATAGACAGTGCAGCTTAAGCAGTTCTTCTGAATCAAATTTGCATCAATCTGAATTGGGTATCGGCAGTGTAAGCATTTCTACAGTGACAGTGAAATGGAAGGGTGCCCTCTGAGAAAGAACACACACCAGTAAAACAATGTATCTTTGGGCATGCTAGAAACCAGTATATATTGATATTTTTTTCGTgccttaatttttttctttatagGCAATTGTTTAAATCTGTCAAAACTTTTGAGTCACCATGTTAAGATATTGAcaagtatctatctatatatactcatcactaatcccatgcatggcagctctcacaagagttcgtgagcaagctgctggaagaggaagaggaaagagacGGCGGAGAAGATAAGGTGCAGGCCAATGGacagggagaggaaagtgatggaCAGGGCGGACGGgttggtgggggaagaaaaagtTGCGGCCAGGAGAGGGAAAaagatgtgggggggggtggaggaagcaaagaagagaactagaggtgcagatgctctgtgcccagcccagctagttccaATATAATTTCTGAGTAAACGGAATTATTTAAAATGCAACATTCTCTCTAATGAACTACATCAGTTCAACAACTTCCCTACTTTAAGAACTTTAATACGTAGATGTAAAATTTACATACTACTTTTTAAAACTAAATCTAGAAGTCAAACAACATACCAAAATCAGATTACAATTTACTTTGGGTGTCAGGAAATTTTGCATAGtaaaaatttgagagaaaactCTTATGCAAATGAGGAAAATATGCACTGGAAAGTttcccagaaaacccacatcacaGCAGGTTCCAAACTGGCTCATACCTATATATAAaacatagggatgtgcccggaaccgcTCCTACGCGTTCCGGAGGCGgctggggtgcctctttaagggcagaggaaggTGCCATTACCCCTTCCGCCGGCACTCCATTGTATCAAagtccctcggggtggcagcatacctccctgctggtacttccagccacttctgaccAAGGacagcaatggggcggcagggaggtatgctaccgccccgaggggctttgatacaatggagcaccggtggggaaaatgcagcgggaggggtaagtgcacctcccctgcccttaagggagcacccccacCGCCTCCGAAATCCGAAACGGCCCCAGTGGCCAAAACTTTTTCGAGGCTtccataatggcctctgaaacattttgggcacATCCTTAATAAAACGTTTAGCAGGACTTACCTGTCCATCTCCACTCTGCCTCTCGCCTGCCACAGTACCTTTAGAATCTGGCTTTTCATCCCCTTTGTCCACCTTTGTTGCCAGCACATTAGTGTCATTATTATCCTGCTTCAGGTCCACTTTGGATGTTTCTTCCTCGCTGTATTCCCCCTCCTCACCCTGAAACAAACATCTAATCTGATGCAATCTGGGTATGGGGGAaatattttgcaaaaaaaaaaaaaaaaggaacccaCAAGTTCCCTTGTAGTATGCAGATTTCTCTGCACAACCATGATAATGTAACACTGAGTGGAAGCCTTATTCATGGCACAAATTTCTAACCCTTATGTTTGAAAAGATGAGGAAACATGTACTGAAACATACACAAGAGTGGGTTGCTTTCTGGGGCTATAGTGGTTCATGCCCCAATTTGCTCAAGAGCAAGCACTCCATCTAGGAGCGAACTGGAACTTAAGCTCAGGGGCTCAGAGTCCAAATCTGCTTAGCAGTTGCACCAGCTCACAGAAGATTCAACAAACTGGTTTGCGTGCCAAAGTCAGTGTGCCAGATGAAATGGGAACAAGCATGTTTAAGTCATGGCAAAGACTTAACTCACCTCAGAGTCCTCAGCACTTTCATAGTCAGAGAGAAcagctaaacaaacaaaaaagaaatgtCTGAGGTTAGACATAACTTCATATTCAACGACCTGGTCCAAACAGTTATCTCAACCATGGTTTAGATCCCAACCAGGgttccaccagatgttgctgaactacaactcccatcacccccagctacaatttattatggctggggatgctgggagttgtagttcagcaccatctggaggaaccctggttgggaaccactggtttagaTGGTTATGAAGCCTGCCTGACGCTTGGGGTCCTGCACTCTCAGCCTCCTTCACATACATGGAGGACATCAAAAGCTTCCACTTTTGCTTTGGAACTAATCACAGTTCTCTATAGCATCAtagcagtcctgctggatcaggcctaaggcctatctagtccagcaaactgtttcacacagtggcccatcagatgcctctggagagaccacaggcaagaggtatgtgcatgccctttctccttgttgttgctcccctgcaactggtattgagaggcaccatgcctctgaggctggaggtggcccacagccaccagactagtagtcattgatagacctgtcctccatgaatttgtctaagctccttttaaagccgtccaagctggtggccatcaccacatcccatggcaaagaattccacagattatgcacggtgtgaaaaagtactacctcTTGTCAGTCCCAAgtttcccaatcttcagtttaatgggatgattcctgggtctagtgttgtgaaagagggagaaaatgtctctgtccactctctctacttcatgtaTATCCAACTCCATGAGCATCCAAATATTAGGTACTGTGGTTTAACAACAGGATATCAAAATACAACTTGATCCCCAAGTTGAAGGGAACTATGGTCCAAAAGGAAAAGTGGAAGCTCAATCTTCTCCCATGCAAAAGAGAGGAGAGAATGTAAACTTGAGGCAGGGTAGTTTAAGACCATCTGTCTGGACCAAGCCCATATGTATACGACTCATCTTTTCTCCCAAGCTGTCCTCTATTTACCTTTTTGTATTTACTATCTACTTTGTTGACCAGGCATGAAACTTTGGCTTTATCTTCAAtacctccctctgcttttctccccatATTCAGTGTCACCTTGTCATGTCTCCTCGGAAAGCAATACAACACACACAGCCCTTGCCCTGTAGACACACCCTCATTCATACTCTagtccaggcatccccaaactgcagccctccagatgttgctgaactacgacttccagcatacccagccataaaaaattgtgtctagggatgctgggagttgtagttcagcaacatctggagggctgcagtttggggatgcctgctctagtcATTCCCACCTTAGCTACCGCAACCTTCTTCTCTTTGGTCTTCTACAGTCATACCTCATCCTTCCCATCTTAATCAAGAATTCTtctagcaaaaaaataaaataaataaattcacctcTCTTCAGCTCATGCCATGTGACAGTCCTCCTTAAATCCctacactgctgctgctactacaattATGAatgtttatacaccacttttcaacaaagtgctcaaagtggtttatatagaaaaacaacaaaatgcttctctgtccaaaaagggctcacagtctaagaagaaatgtaagacagacaccaggaacAACATGAAGTTGTGCCGGATATGAATacagacagttgctctcctcctgccacatataagagaatcgccacttttaaaaggtgcctctttgcttagttagcttGGGTTAACTGGCTTCCTGTCTGTTTTCCAGTCCTTGTCCCGAATGTAAGAGTCACCTACGGCCTTGGCCCATGCCTTGAACCTTCACTCCCCAGTTACACCAGCACCACCTATCCATTGGTCTCCTGCTCCCTTAAAACAACTTCATCTTTTCTCCTTTGCTCCCTGTTATGCTGGAACTCCCTCAAATATACCTGATGCCACCtgccttcaaatccctcctcaaaattCACgttttctgtgaagcctttggcacaatgCCTTAGTCCTCACCGACTGAAACTAAGCCTATGTATATGTAGCTAAACACCACACACATCATTTCCATTTACCCTAGccgtcttcctccttctccctctctattGTCTCCCATGTCTAATtgtagactgtaagctccttgggacagGAAACTCTGTTACTCAGAAGTGCCAAGCACAGTTTTTGTCCTTCATAAACTAATCATTACTTAAGAAATACATATCAGTCTATGCAGGTTTTACAACAAGCAGAGTAGGATGAATAGCAGAAACTGGGTTACTATTAGAGTTTAGGAGTTTAAGTTTGTATtaacctactactactacaaattagggatgtgcgaaacgttttggatagaaaacgttttgtacccaaaacagcctgtttcgggtgttttgtagacaaaacaaaacacccattttccagatccaaaagttttgtatacaaaacaaaacgcccctgtttcggctacaaaacgttttgttgtttcggacctccattttgtggtgatctctgagtcagtctccattttgtgtttgatatctctttgaatttcccacccttccagccttctgattagtgACCTAAATAATGGGCTGACCttctgacaattccctccttgttccccattggctcttttgcttcttcccactctttactgaccccacattggccaggggaagggttgctaacccatggggtgctgggttctgctgtttctgtggtgttctgagtgtagattctctggtagcatatgagagtggattcttgtttttcactgaaaatctcatatgctaccagagaatctacaatgaacacctcagaaacaacaaaacccagtaccccacaggcttgtgggtatgggggtggttgacaccctatgtgcactacacaacccctcgcccccccaagtggaattatggggctgctgaaacctccattattccctatgggagaa
Coding sequences within it:
- the CASC3 gene encoding protein CASC3 isoform X1; protein product: MADRRRQRASQDSSEEDESDSPPGSAAASPRGTLRPGLAVAAAGGSTGGNESACVESVEAAVVTVGGSPADSECESEDGIEGDAVLSDYESAEDSEGEEGEYSEEETSKVDLKQDNNDTNVLATKVDKGDEKPDSKGTVAGERQSGDGQESTEQVENKVGKKVPKHLDDDEDRKNPAYIPRKGLFFEHDLRGQTQEEEVRPKGRQRKLWKDEGRWEHDKFREDEQAPKSRQELIALYGYDIRSAHNPDDIKPRRVRKPRFGSPPQREPNWANERPSKPPRHQSLDSTPIPPRTFINRNSAGTGRMPPPRTFPRPGGYKETRPSYRAVDVNSQHAPRFSEQSKHESSYRPRRSEPLPPREPSPEAEVPYVRSSPVKKEEVVPESPTTPADSLPPPPPPDRPVEKKSYSRARRSRTKAGETGKLADEVPLPSGLTPAALKTAEVIPSPSPAKTGNWEVPVEANLESLEQDMTQLNITEQNWNPGQPQFIAPQAGIPNQMHIGAAPPPQFNRLEEMGVQGGRAKRYSSQRQRPVPEPAPPVHISIMEGHYYDTLQFQGPIYTHSENPAPLPPQGVIVQPEMHLPHPGLHPHQTPAPLANPGLYPPPVSMPPGQQPPPPPPQQLLAPTYFSPPPGVMNFGSPSYPYPPGALPPPPPPHIYSNAQAQSQVYGGVTYYNTVQQQVQPKPSPPRRTSQPVTIKPPPPEDSRNEKSKERNTT
- the CASC3 gene encoding protein CASC3 isoform X3, coding for MADRRRQRASQDSSEEDESDSPPGSAAASPRGTLRPGLAVAAAGGSTGGNESACVESVEAAVVTVGGSPADSECESEDGIEGDAVLSDYESAEDSEGEEGEYSEEETSKVDLKQDNNDTNVLATKVDKGDEKPDSKGTVAGERQSGDGQESTEQVENKVGKKVPKHLDDDEDRKNPAYIPRKGLFFEHDLRGQTQEEEVRPKGRQRKLWKDEGRWEHDKFREDEQAPKSRQELIALYGYDIRSAHNPDDIKPRRVRKPRFGSPPQREPNWANERPSKPPRHQSLDSTPIPPRTFINRNSAGTGRMPPPRTFPRPGGYKETRPSYRAVDVNSQHAPRFSEQSKHESSYRPRRSEPLPPREPSPEAEVPYVRSSPVKKEEVVPESPTTPADSLPPPPPPDRPVEKKSYSRARRSRTKAGETGKLADEVPLPSGLTPAALKTAEVIPSPSPAKTGNWEVPVEANLESLEQDMTQLNITEQNWNPGQPQFIAPQAGIPNQMHIGAAPPPQFNRLEEMGVQGGRAKRYSSQRQRPVPEPAPPVHISIMEGHYYDTLQFQGPIYTHSENPAPLPPQGVIVQPEMHLPHPGLHPHQTPAPLANPGLYPPPVSMPPGQQPPPPPPQQLLAPTYFSPPPGVMNFGSPSYPYPPGALPPPPPPHIYSNAQAQSQVYGGVTYYNTVQQQVQPKPSPPRRTSQPVTIKPPPPEVVNRVPVNVCKRY
- the CASC3 gene encoding protein CASC3 isoform X2 yields the protein MADRRRQRASQDSSEEDESDSPPGSAAASPRGTLRPGLAVAAAGGSTGGNESACVESVEAAVVTVGGSPADSECESEDGIEGDAVLSDYESAEDSEGEEGEYSEEETSKVDLKQDNNDTNVLATKVDKGDEKPDSKGTVAGERQSGDGQESTEQVENKVGKKVPKHLDDDEDRKNPAYIPRKGLFFEHDLRGQTQEEEVRPKGRQRKLWKDEGRWEHDKFREDEQAPKSRQELIALYGYDIRSAHNPDDIKPRRVRKPRFGSPPQREPNWANERPSKPPRHQSLDSTPIPPRTFINRNSAGTGRMPPPRTFPRPGGYKETRPSYRAVDVNSQHAPRFSEQSKHESSYRPRRSEPLPPREPSPEAEVPYVRSSPVKKEEVVPESPTTPADSLPPPPPPDRPVEKKSYSRARRSRTKAGETGKLADEVPLPSGLTPAALKTAEVIPSPSPAKTGNWEVPVEANLESLEQDMTQLNITEQNWNPGQPQFIAPQAGIPNQMHIGAAPPPQFNRLEEMGVQGGRAKRYSSQRQRPVPEPAPPVHISIMEGHYYDTLQFQGPIYTHSENPAPLPPQGVIVQPEMHLPHPGLHPHQTPAPLANPGLYPPPVSMPPGQQPPPPPPQQLLAPTYFSPPPGVMNFGSPSYPYPPGALPPPPPPHIYSNAQAQSQVYGGVTYYNTVQQQVQPKPSPPRRTSQPVTIKPPPPEVSVAHPPPFRSVV
- the CASC3 gene encoding protein CASC3 isoform X4, with product MADRRRQRASQDSSEEDESDSPPGSAAASPRGTLRPGLAVAAAGGSTGGNESACVESVEAAVVTVGGSPADSECESEDGIEGDAVLSDYESAEDSEGEEGEYSEEETSKVDLKQDNNDTNVLATKVDKGDEKPDSKGTVAGERQSGDGQESTEQVENKVGKKVPKHLDDDEDRKNPAYIPRKGLFFEHDLRGQTQEEEVRPKGRQRKLWKDEGRWEHDKFREDEQAPKSRQELIALYGYDIRSAHNPDDIKPRRVRKPRFGSPPQREPNWANERPSKPPRHQSLDSTPIPPRTFINRNSAGTGRMPPPRTFPRPGGYKETRPSYRAVDVNSQHAPRFSEQSKHESSYRPRRSEPLPPREPSPEAEVPYVRSSPVKKEEVVPESPTTPADSLPPPPPPDRPVEKKSYSRARRSRTKAGETGKLADEVPLPSGLTPAALKTAEVIPSPSPAKTGNWEVPVEANLESLEQDMTQLNITEQNWNPGQPQFIAPQGIPNQMHIGAAPPPQFNRLEEMGVQGGRAKRYSSQRQRPVPEPAPPVHISIMEGHYYDTLQFQGPIYTHSENPAPLPPQGVIVQPEMHLPHPGLHPHQTPAPLANPGLYPPPVSMPPGQQPPPPPPQQLLAPTYFSPPPGVMNFGSPSYPYPPGALPPPPPPHIYSNAQAQSQVYGGVTYYNTVQQQVQPKPSPPRRTSQPVTIKPPPPEDSRNEKSKERNTT
- the CASC3 gene encoding protein CASC3 isoform X5 codes for the protein MADRRRQRASQDSSEEDESDSPPGSAAASPRGTLRPGLAVAAAGGSTGGNESACVESVEAAVVTVGGSPADSECESEDGIEGDAVLSDYESAEDSEGEEGEYSEEETSKVDLKQDNNDTNVLATKVDKGDEKPDSKGTVAGERQSGDGQESTEQVENKVGKKVPKHLDDDEDRKNPAYIPRKGLFFEHDLRGQTQEEEVRPKGRQRKLWKDEGRWEHDKFREDEQAPKSRQELIALYGYDIRSAHNPDDIKPRRVRKPRFGSPPQREPNWANERPSKPPRHQSLDSTPIPPRTFINRNSAGTGRMPPPRTFPRPGGYKETRPSYRAVDVNSQHAPRFSEQSKHESSYRPRRSEPLPPREPSPEAEVPYVRSSPVKKEEVVPESPTTPADSLPPPPPPDRPVEKKSYSRARRSRTKAGETGKLADEVPLPSGLTPAALKTAEVIPSPSPAKTGNWEVPVEANLESLEQDMTQLNITEQNWNPGQPQFIAPQAGIPNQMHIGAAPPPQFNRLEEMGVQGGRAKRYSSQRQRPVPEPAPPVHISIMEGHYYDTLQFQGPIYTHSENPAPLPPQGVIVQPEMHLPHPGLHPHQTPAPLANPGLYPPPVSMPPGQQPPPPPPQQLLAPTYFSPPPGVMNFGSPSYPYPPGALPPPPPPHIYSNAQAQSQVYGGVTYYNTVQQQVQPKPSPPRRTSQPVTIKPPPPEILVAGCKQGSS